One Bacteroidales bacterium genomic window carries:
- the tnpA gene encoding IS200/IS605 family transposase gives MKRNLFQKSNWPFIKCSTFTIAFKIKQISKMANTYTQINIHAVFSVKGRENLITPQFSDNLHKYIAGIINNTKNFSLAVNGYKDHVHTFFELHPTNSVSDVIGVIKTNSSKWINENKFLRGHFNWQEGYGAISYSRSQRDSIIKYIINQEKHHGKTTFREEYMELLWKFEIPFDENYVFDFYE, from the coding sequence ATGAAAAGAAATCTTTTTCAAAAATCAAATTGGCCTTTTATAAAATGTTCTACATTTACAATCGCATTTAAAATAAAACAAATCAGCAAAATGGCAAATACCTACACCCAGATTAATATCCATGCCGTTTTCTCGGTAAAGGGAAGAGAAAATTTAATAACCCCACAATTTAGCGACAACTTACATAAGTATATTGCGGGCATCATCAACAACACAAAAAACTTTTCTCTTGCAGTTAACGGGTACAAAGATCATGTACACACATTTTTTGAACTACACCCAACGAATTCAGTGTCGGATGTAATTGGAGTTATCAAAACAAATTCATCAAAATGGATAAACGAAAATAAATTCTTAAGGGGTCATTTCAACTGGCAAGAAGGCTATGGCGCTATTTCATACTCTCGCTCTCAAAGAGATTCCATAATTAAATACATTATTAACCAAGAGAAACACCATGGCAAAACGACATTCCGTGAAGAATACATGGAGTTATTATGGAAATTTGAAATTCCGTTTGATGAAAATTATGTTTTCGATTTTTATGAATAA
- a CDS encoding alpha-amylase, whose protein sequence is MPEYNGVMMQYFHWYTSDEGVLWKQLKENAESLAKAGITALWLPPAFKGAGGPKDPGYGVYDLFDLGEFDQKGTVRTKYGTHDEYIAAIQAAQKANIQVYADVVFNHKMGADHAEEFMATPINPANRNEAIGEQQKVKCWTNFTFPARQGKYSEMQWHWWHFNATDFNLNDPDKQAVYLFEGGKFDENVDQEFGNFDYLMGCNLDTHNDEVRGELFYWGKWYLETTGVDGIRFDAVKHVNSRFFFEWLQEMQKIAKKKLFAVGEYWSHEVSALKNFIDTTQGAIMLFDAVLHYKFATASQQGKDYPLNTIFDNTLLKEAPQLAVTIVSNHDTQPLQALESVVEAWFKPLAYAMILLRRDGYPCIFAADYYGAEYSDTGMDGKTYNIVMPSHQWIIDQFLMVRREFAYGDQYDYLDHPNCIGWTRTGDEKHPGGAAVLMSNGDNGTKRMQTTAINTAYIDLTKHIDDTITTDEDGWAEFKCLAGKVSVWVPKKK, encoded by the coding sequence ATGCCAGAATACAACGGAGTTATGATGCAATATTTCCACTGGTACACTTCCGACGAGGGCGTCCTATGGAAACAACTCAAAGAGAATGCTGAAAGTCTTGCCAAAGCCGGCATTACTGCTTTATGGTTACCTCCCGCCTTCAAAGGAGCTGGTGGCCCCAAAGATCCTGGCTATGGTGTGTACGATCTTTTCGACCTTGGCGAATTTGACCAGAAAGGTACCGTGCGCACCAAATACGGGACCCACGACGAATACATTGCAGCAATTCAGGCGGCGCAAAAGGCAAACATTCAAGTGTATGCCGATGTGGTCTTCAACCATAAGATGGGCGCCGACCATGCCGAAGAATTTATGGCTACACCTATCAATCCTGCGAACCGCAATGAAGCAATCGGCGAGCAGCAAAAGGTAAAGTGCTGGACTAACTTCACCTTCCCGGCGCGCCAGGGCAAATACTCCGAGATGCAATGGCACTGGTGGCATTTCAATGCAACCGACTTCAACTTGAACGATCCGGACAAGCAGGCAGTCTACTTATTTGAGGGCGGAAAATTTGATGAAAACGTTGACCAGGAATTTGGCAACTTCGACTATCTCATGGGTTGCAACCTGGATACTCATAATGATGAAGTAAGAGGGGAACTATTCTACTGGGGAAAATGGTACCTCGAAACTACCGGCGTCGATGGCATCCGCTTCGATGCGGTAAAGCATGTCAACTCCCGCTTTTTTTTCGAATGGCTTCAGGAGATGCAAAAAATCGCCAAAAAGAAATTATTTGCAGTGGGCGAATACTGGTCACATGAAGTTTCAGCACTCAAAAACTTCATCGATACAACCCAGGGCGCCATCATGCTCTTCGACGCAGTGCTGCATTACAAATTTGCTACTGCCAGTCAGCAGGGCAAGGATTACCCGCTGAATACAATCTTCGATAATACCCTGTTGAAAGAAGCACCGCAATTGGCTGTTACCATTGTGAGTAATCACGACACGCAGCCGTTGCAAGCGCTCGAGTCGGTGGTTGAAGCGTGGTTCAAGCCGCTCGCTTATGCCATGATACTGCTGCGCCGTGATGGCTATCCCTGCATCTTTGCCGCCGACTACTACGGTGCCGAATACAGCGACACAGGCATGGACGGCAAAACATACAACATCGTGATGCCAAGCCACCAATGGATTATCGATCAGTTTCTGATGGTGCGACGCGAATTTGCTTATGGCGATCAGTATGATTATTTGGATCATCCCAACTGCATCGGATGGACGCGCACCGGTGATGAAAAACACCCTGGCGGCGCAGCCGTACTAATGAGCAATGGCGATAATGGAACAAAACGAATGCAAACCACCGCCATAAATACCGCCTATATTGATCTCACCAAACATATCGACGATACTATTACCACCGACGAGGATGGCTGGGCTGAGTTCAAATGCCTGGCCGGGAAGGTTTCTGTGTGGGTGCCGAAGAAAAAGTAG
- a CDS encoding non-canonical purine NTP diphosphatase has product MKKHQLIFATKNRHKLDEVAHLEGLNFTIIGLDQLGFHSDVPEDYETLEENALQKARFIHKQFVVDCFADDTGLEIDALGGRPGVYSARYAGPQCNPEDNMNKVLSEMQTQTNRSARFRTVIVLIMDEKNYFFEGIMEGAIISEKRGEHGFGYDPIFQPKGYNLTFAEMDQSTKNSISHRAKATAKLIEFLQKRG; this is encoded by the coding sequence ATGAAAAAACATCAGCTGATATTCGCCACCAAAAACAGACACAAACTTGACGAAGTAGCGCACCTCGAAGGTTTAAACTTTACCATCATCGGGCTCGACCAACTTGGCTTCCACAGCGATGTTCCTGAAGACTACGAAACCCTTGAGGAAAATGCGCTGCAAAAGGCTCGCTTCATTCATAAACAGTTTGTTGTAGATTGCTTTGCCGACGATACCGGCCTGGAAATAGACGCTCTTGGCGGTCGCCCCGGTGTATATTCAGCACGTTACGCCGGCCCGCAATGCAACCCGGAAGACAATATGAATAAAGTTTTGAGCGAAATGCAAACCCAGACCAACCGCTCCGCGCGCTTTCGCACCGTAATTGTCTTGATTATGGATGAGAAAAACTATTTTTTTGAAGGAATTATGGAAGGCGCCATTATCAGCGAAAAACGCGGTGAGCACGGTTTTGGATACGATCCCATCTTTCAGCCCAAAGGCTACAATTTAACTTTTGCAGAGATGGATCAGTCAACCAAAAACAGCATCAGCCACCGTGCCAAAGCCACTGCCAAATTGATTGAGTTTCTGCAAAAAAGAGGATAA
- a CDS encoding FlgD immunoglobulin-like domain containing protein has protein sequence MKHKLLRALFCFLIFGISFLQAQNNQKATQQNIPVDYSENPYWVDMMQDVSANFYEVQKAFTTYFDGRPTGKGSGWKQFKRWEHFMEPRVFPTGQRLDHARVWNETMQYRKSNPKKDNAPKSNWTSLGPDTWTNITGHWNPGIGRINVIARDPFDPMTVYIGAPSGGLWKTNDEGENWEVLTDHLPILGVSAIAIHPVDTDIIYIGTGDKDASDNYSIGVLKSTDGGYTWELTGLDWSIGQNRTIAKLLIHPENPDILFAATTNGIYKTTDAGVSWYNVQGGDIDDMEFKPGDPDIVYACTQKFYKSTNGGESFTQITGVPTTSRVQIAVSDANPNYVYFFSYQSGIYRSENSGNTFSKRSSQPNQGSQGWYDLAFAVSHENAEEVHLGEINTWRSLNGGQNWTKTTDWMWGNNIGYTHCDIHEMVFYGGTLYVGTDGLVCKSTNHGNTWHSFTEGVSIRQFYRIAGSKTNPYKLMGGSQDNGTSVYTDDHWHEWLGADGMECAIDHTNENIVYGTSQNGTFYKSTNGGNGGSVNVSQPGTGSWVTPFVMHPEDPQTLFVGLKDVRKTTNGMNSWTTISNLGSGYIKNMYISESNPNFLYVSKDAVLYRTKDGGNTWENISSGLPNLYITYIAVHPLDPEIVAVSLSGFSNNKKVYISYNAGESWENFSDMLPNLPANCVIFHKDENIGIYVGMDVGIFYRDNSMGAWESFYEGLPNVIVNELEIHYEAGKIRAGTYGRGLWETDLHPVVPVDMSTTFAVKAGDDDLIEFGETVFLDIQLKNNMDVAAEAINMTISFPSQYITMLDSTEVFGTIAAGDSLLIEDAFSFFVATDVPDDYPIILATSIASDIDVWDGQIKLSAYSPVVGPGNIIIDDGGDGNLDPGETATVLITVNNVGGARAEDIHLDISTIDPFVIISNTSSTIDLLEAGGSAEIGFDISVAENAPLGHAIHFNINISANGGYHNPTNFGLVIGTIFEDFESGDFTRYPWEFDGNANWTIDDGNAYEGIYSARSGVISHLQESVLLLEMEVLAEGEISFYKKVSCENDPGGTGYDYMAFFIDDDEQGRWDGEIAWSQESYTVSAGTHTFKWIYSKDPAASSGYDCAWVDYIVLPPVDDGLPQMFIVQEIIEATMGPDQNLADTLVIANIGGGSLEFTIEIMEANNPVDWLSFYPASGSLNGGEIAQIEILFNTMGMGAGTYYCTILVTDNLNGESEIPVTLVVDPSLGLPEVNTQSSPVSVYPNPFTNETNISFHLSASATVSLEIYNTKGEKVISLINHQEKTRGLHRVSWNGKDEKGVKLSEGLYFYRLDAGEKFTGRIVLTH, from the coding sequence ATGAAACACAAACTTTTACGCGCTCTTTTCTGTTTCCTGATTTTTGGCATTTCCTTCCTTCAGGCGCAAAACAATCAAAAAGCTACACAGCAAAATATCCCAGTGGATTACTCCGAAAACCCCTATTGGGTGGATATGATGCAGGATGTGTCGGCAAACTTTTACGAGGTGCAAAAAGCCTTCACCACATACTTTGATGGCAGGCCTACCGGCAAAGGCAGTGGGTGGAAACAGTTTAAACGTTGGGAGCACTTTATGGAGCCGCGCGTTTTCCCCACCGGCCAACGCCTCGACCATGCACGGGTGTGGAACGAAACTATGCAATACCGCAAGAGCAATCCCAAAAAAGATAATGCCCCCAAAAGCAACTGGACAAGCCTGGGTCCTGATACCTGGACCAACATCACCGGCCACTGGAACCCGGGCATTGGCCGCATCAACGTTATCGCCCGCGATCCCTTCGACCCCATGACCGTTTACATTGGTGCTCCATCCGGCGGCCTTTGGAAAACCAACGACGAGGGCGAAAACTGGGAGGTGCTCACCGACCATCTGCCTATCCTGGGTGTTTCAGCTATCGCCATCCATCCTGTCGATACCGACATTATTTATATCGGCACCGGCGACAAGGATGCCAGCGACAATTACAGCATCGGCGTATTGAAATCGACCGATGGCGGCTACACCTGGGAGCTGACCGGGCTTGACTGGAGCATTGGCCAAAACCGAACCATAGCAAAATTGCTTATCCATCCCGAGAACCCGGACATCCTTTTTGCCGCCACCACCAACGGCATTTATAAAACTACTGATGCCGGTGTAAGTTGGTACAACGTGCAAGGCGGCGACATCGACGACATGGAATTTAAACCCGGCGACCCCGACATCGTGTATGCCTGCACCCAGAAATTCTACAAATCAACCAATGGCGGCGAGAGTTTTACACAGATTACCGGTGTGCCCACTACGAGCCGTGTGCAGATTGCCGTGAGCGATGCCAATCCGAATTACGTATATTTTTTCTCCTACCAAAGCGGTATTTACCGCTCCGAAAATAGCGGTAACACTTTTAGCAAACGCTCTTCCCAGCCAAACCAAGGCAGCCAGGGATGGTACGACCTGGCCTTTGCCGTTTCACACGAAAATGCCGAGGAGGTCCATTTGGGCGAAATAAACACCTGGCGATCGCTGAACGGCGGACAAAACTGGACCAAAACCACCGACTGGATGTGGGGCAATAACATTGGCTACACCCACTGCGACATTCACGAAATGGTGTTTTACGGCGGAACGCTTTACGTGGGCACCGATGGCCTGGTGTGCAAATCGACCAACCACGGAAATACCTGGCACAGCTTTACCGAGGGCGTTTCCATACGACAGTTTTATCGTATTGCCGGCAGCAAAACCAATCCTTACAAACTGATGGGCGGGAGCCAGGATAACGGCACCAGCGTGTACACCGACGACCACTGGCACGAGTGGCTGGGAGCCGACGGCATGGAATGCGCCATCGACCACACCAACGAAAACATCGTGTATGGCACCTCGCAAAATGGCACTTTTTACAAATCTACCAACGGTGGCAATGGCGGCAGTGTAAACGTAAGCCAGCCCGGCACCGGCTCGTGGGTTACGCCTTTTGTGATGCACCCCGAGGATCCCCAAACGCTGTTTGTCGGATTGAAAGATGTGCGCAAAACCACCAACGGCATGAATAGCTGGACCACCATTTCGAACCTCGGAAGCGGATACATTAAAAATATGTACATCTCCGAGTCCAATCCCAATTTTTTGTATGTATCCAAAGATGCAGTCCTCTACCGTACAAAGGACGGCGGCAATACGTGGGAGAACATCAGCAGCGGATTGCCCAACCTTTACATTACCTACATCGCGGTGCATCCGCTCGATCCGGAAATTGTGGCCGTAAGCCTTTCGGGATTTAGCAACAACAAAAAAGTATATATCTCCTACAATGCAGGCGAAAGCTGGGAAAATTTCTCTGATATGCTCCCCAATCTGCCGGCCAACTGTGTGATTTTTCATAAAGACGAAAACATCGGCATTTATGTAGGTATGGATGTGGGCATCTTTTATCGCGACAATTCGATGGGTGCCTGGGAGTCGTTTTACGAGGGGCTTCCTAATGTAATTGTTAACGAGTTGGAAATCCACTACGAAGCAGGCAAGATACGCGCAGGCACTTATGGCCGCGGTCTGTGGGAGACCGATCTGCATCCTGTGGTTCCCGTAGATATGAGCACCACCTTTGCTGTGAAGGCAGGCGATGACGATCTGATCGAATTCGGCGAAACCGTTTTCCTGGACATACAGCTCAAAAATAACATGGATGTGGCTGCCGAAGCTATAAACATGACTATTTCGTTTCCATCGCAATACATCACCATGCTGGATAGCACCGAGGTTTTTGGAACCATTGCTGCCGGCGACAGCCTGCTGATCGAAGATGCTTTTTCGTTTTTTGTGGCAACGGATGTGCCTGACGATTATCCGATAATCCTGGCTACCAGCATTGCCTCCGATATAGATGTGTGGGATGGCCAGATTAAACTAAGCGCTTATTCCCCCGTTGTCGGACCCGGAAATATTATAATAGATGATGGCGGCGACGGCAACCTCGATCCCGGCGAAACTGCCACGGTGCTTATTACCGTGAACAACGTTGGCGGAGCCAGAGCAGAAGACATACATTTGGATATTTCCACCATCGACCCCTTCGTAATTATCAGCAATACCTCGTCCACAATCGATTTGCTGGAAGCTGGCGGCAGTGCCGAAATTGGCTTTGATATTTCGGTTGCTGAAAACGCTCCCCTTGGTCATGCTATTCATTTCAATATAAATATTTCTGCCAACGGTGGCTATCATAATCCCACAAACTTCGGTCTTGTCATAGGAACTATTTTTGAAGATTTTGAAAGTGGTGATTTTACGCGCTATCCCTGGGAATTTGATGGAAATGCCAACTGGACAATTGATGATGGCAACGCATACGAAGGAATTTACAGTGCCCGTTCGGGAGTTATTTCCCACCTGCAGGAAAGCGTGCTTCTGCTCGAAATGGAAGTACTCGCAGAGGGAGAGATTAGTTTTTACAAAAAAGTATCGTGCGAAAACGATCCCGGCGGAACCGGCTACGATTACATGGCCTTTTTTATTGATGATGATGAGCAAGGCCGTTGGGACGGCGAAATAGCCTGGAGCCAGGAAAGCTACACCGTGAGTGCCGGCACGCACACTTTTAAATGGATTTATTCTAAAGACCCTGCCGCGAGCAGCGGCTACGATTGTGCCTGGGTAGATTATATTGTGCTGCCTCCCGTGGATGATGGCCTTCCTCAAATGTTTATCGTCCAGGAAATTATTGAAGCTACGATGGGACCGGATCAAAACCTGGCCGATACCCTTGTGATTGCTAATATTGGCGGGGGCAGCCTGGAATTCACCATCGAGATTATGGAAGCAAATAATCCGGTGGACTGGCTTAGCTTTTACCCAGCCAGCGGCAGTTTGAACGGCGGTGAAATTGCCCAAATTGAAATACTCTTCAACACCATGGGTATGGGCGCGGGAACCTACTACTGCACTATCCTGGTAACGGACAACCTGAACGGCGAGAGCGAAATACCTGTTACGCTGGTGGTTGATCCCAGCCTGGGCTTGCCCGAAGTAAATACGCAAAGCAGCCCGGTTTCGGTGTATCCCAATCCTTTCACCAACGAAACCAACATTTCGTTTCATCTGTCGGCAAGTGCTACTGTAAGTTTGGAGATTTATAATACAAAAGGCGAAAAGGTAATAAGTCTTATCAATCACCAGGAAAAAACCCGTGGACTGCATCGGGTAAGCTGGAATGGTAAAGATGAAAAAGGAGTTAAACTTAGTGAAGGCTTGTATTTTTACCGGTTGGATGCTGGAGAGAAGTTTACCGGTAGAATTGTGTTAACGCACTAA
- the rlmN gene encoding 23S rRNA (adenine(2503)-C(2))-methyltransferase RlmN: MAKEALFGKTLSELQKIVTDFGLPAYTARQIAGWLYQKDITTIDEMSNLSKNARLMLNEHYEFGLTPFTKVQTSTDGTRKYLFAAGDRKFIEAAYIPEEERATLCVSSQVGCKMGCLFCMTGKQGFQNNLTAGQIINQVRSIPETDKLTNIVYMGMGEPLDNTDEVMKSLEIMTSDWGYGWSPKRITVSTIGIIPAMRLFLAQSQCHLAVSMHTPFEEERQKLMPIENVYKLSEVLETIRNFDLGRQRRVSFEYIMFKGINDTPRHVKELARILNGIRCRINLIRFHPIPGTPLESSTDEVIEQFMAALNEKKIRTTLRASRGQDIFAACGLLSTKELVKRQQEDY; this comes from the coding sequence ATGGCCAAAGAAGCACTTTTTGGTAAAACCCTCAGCGAGCTGCAAAAGATAGTGACCGACTTCGGTCTACCCGCCTATACTGCCAGGCAAATCGCTGGATGGCTTTATCAAAAAGATATTACAACCATTGATGAGATGAGCAACCTGTCGAAAAATGCACGGCTGATGCTCAACGAACATTACGAGTTTGGGCTAACGCCATTTACGAAAGTGCAGACTTCGACCGACGGCACCCGTAAATATCTCTTTGCTGCCGGCGATCGTAAGTTTATCGAAGCAGCCTACATCCCGGAAGAGGAACGCGCCACTTTGTGCGTTTCGTCGCAGGTGGGTTGCAAAATGGGCTGCCTGTTTTGCATGACAGGCAAACAGGGCTTTCAGAACAACCTCACCGCCGGACAGATCATAAACCAGGTGCGCAGCATTCCGGAAACGGACAAGCTTACCAACATCGTTTACATGGGCATGGGCGAGCCTCTGGATAACACCGACGAGGTGATGAAAAGCCTTGAGATAATGACCTCGGACTGGGGCTACGGCTGGAGCCCAAAACGCATCACCGTTTCGACTATTGGCATCATCCCGGCGATGCGGCTTTTCCTGGCGCAAAGCCAGTGTCATCTGGCGGTGAGCATGCACACACCTTTCGAGGAGGAGCGGCAGAAGCTGATGCCCATCGAAAATGTGTATAAACTCAGCGAGGTGCTCGAAACCATCCGCAACTTCGACCTGGGGCGCCAGCGTCGGGTATCGTTTGAATACATCATGTTCAAAGGAATCAACGATACGCCCCGCCACGTAAAAGAGCTGGCACGCATTCTCAACGGCATCCGGTGCCGCATCAATCTTATCAGGTTTCACCCCATCCCCGGCACGCCGCTGGAGTCGTCGACCGATGAGGTGATCGAACAATTTATGGCAGCACTCAACGAAAAGAAAATCCGCACCACGTTACGCGCTTCACGCGGGCAGGATATTTTTGCTGCGTGCGGGTTGCTATCGACCAAAGAGCTGGTAAAACGGCAACAGGAGGATTATTGA
- a CDS encoding outer membrane protein transport protein: protein MKRILYMMMILIITSPVYAGGYQVRLQGHRQTAMGLVGVSLFGDASNIFYNPAGLSLMRNKYRFLAGDVLDTVNTGLSLINNKYSFMVGGSGILNSTTFRLENSVYQAETDNPMGTPLFFYGAAKITDRLAVGIGVYTPYGSSAKWGDDWAGAHLIQDISLKAFFFQPTISYKISDMFSLGAGLVIATGSVEINKAIPYNSAEELGQVNLQGTTTSFGYNLGAMFTPNEQWSIGVNYRSLVKMTMDGGDATFTVPSSMAGIVPPTNTFDAELPLPANLDLGVAYQVTEKLLLSVEVNYVFWDVYDTLTFEFAQRPELLNSKNPREYSNKLIYRIGGEYIINNLITLRAGAYYDPSPTNKDYFNPETPSLNTIGLSAGLTIRPSEHLAIDISYLHLETQKDTRSYMPEYFTGEYKTRTMIPGIGISYNF from the coding sequence ATGAAACGAATCCTTTACATGATGATGATTCTCATCATCACTTCACCGGTGTATGCCGGCGGCTACCAGGTGCGTTTGCAAGGTCATAGGCAAACGGCTATGGGTCTGGTAGGCGTTTCGCTTTTTGGCGATGCCAGCAACATATTTTATAACCCGGCAGGTCTCTCGCTGATGAGAAACAAGTACAGATTCTTGGCCGGTGATGTTTTAGATACCGTTAACACAGGCCTATCGCTGATAAATAACAAGTACAGCTTTATGGTCGGCGGCAGTGGCATCTTAAACAGCACTACCTTCAGGCTCGAAAATTCGGTATATCAAGCCGAAACCGACAACCCCATGGGCACTCCCTTGTTTTTTTATGGTGCGGCCAAAATCACCGATCGTCTGGCGGTAGGAATTGGTGTTTACACTCCCTATGGCAGCTCTGCCAAGTGGGGCGACGACTGGGCAGGAGCACATCTTATCCAGGACATCTCCCTGAAAGCTTTTTTCTTCCAGCCCACCATCTCCTACAAAATCAGCGACATGTTTAGCCTTGGCGCCGGACTGGTAATAGCCACCGGCTCCGTGGAGATCAACAAAGCCATCCCTTATAACAGCGCTGAAGAACTTGGTCAGGTAAACCTGCAGGGCACCACCACCAGCTTTGGGTACAACCTGGGGGCAATGTTTACACCCAACGAACAGTGGAGCATTGGTGTCAACTATCGTTCGCTCGTAAAAATGACGATGGACGGCGGCGACGCTACTTTTACCGTACCCAGTTCAATGGCAGGTATTGTTCCTCCCACCAACACTTTTGATGCTGAACTTCCCCTACCCGCCAACCTCGACCTGGGCGTAGCGTATCAGGTCACCGAAAAGCTCCTGCTTTCGGTAGAAGTAAACTACGTATTTTGGGATGTTTACGACACCCTCACCTTCGAGTTTGCTCAGCGCCCTGAATTGCTCAACTCCAAAAACCCGCGCGAATATTCCAACAAACTCATCTATCGTATCGGTGGCGAATACATCATCAACAACTTGATTACTCTGCGGGCTGGCGCATATTATGATCCGTCGCCAACCAACAAGGATTATTTTAATCCCGAAACTCCAAGCCTCAACACCATCGGGCTGAGCGCCGGCCTTACCATCCGCCCCAGCGAACATCTGGCAATAGATATTTCGTACCTGCACCTCGAAACGCAAAAAGATACCCGCAGCTACATGCCCGAATATTTTACAGGTGAATACAAAACCCGCACGATGATTCCCGGCATCGGCATCAGCTATAATTTTTAA
- a CDS encoding SDR family oxidoreductase — translation MITQSPSENKRWTLSGKTALITGSTKGIGKAIAEEFLQLGASVFITGRNPKTLKETTDAFAKYKNQVDSAVVDLSLPADREELVGLVSSKWGKLDILVNNVGTNIRKKTVAYTEEEIEYLLQTNLKSALDLSRKLFLPLCNSGAGTIVNVASVAGITALKTGAIYAMAKAAMIQMTKNLAVEWAKDHIRVNAVAPWYIETPLARQVLSDFDYLKSVLDRTPMRRVGTPAEVANAVAFLAMPEASYITGQCLAVDGGFTIYGF, via the coding sequence ATGATAACACAATCACCCTCCGAAAATAAGCGCTGGACGCTAAGTGGAAAAACAGCATTGATTACCGGCAGCACCAAAGGCATCGGCAAGGCCATCGCCGAAGAATTTCTGCAGCTTGGCGCCTCGGTATTTATCACCGGCCGCAACCCCAAAACCCTGAAGGAAACCACAGACGCTTTCGCTAAATATAAAAACCAGGTGGATAGTGCCGTGGTGGATTTGTCGCTTCCTGCCGACCGCGAAGAACTCGTAGGGCTGGTGAGTAGCAAATGGGGCAAACTCGACATTCTGGTGAATAATGTGGGAACCAACATCCGAAAAAAAACAGTAGCCTATACCGAAGAGGAGATAGAATATCTTTTACAGACAAATCTGAAATCGGCGTTGGATTTATCGCGCAAGCTATTTCTGCCGTTGTGCAATTCGGGCGCCGGCACCATTGTAAACGTTGCTTCCGTTGCCGGGATAACCGCTTTAAAAACCGGCGCCATTTATGCCATGGCCAAAGCCGCCATGATTCAGATGACCAAAAATCTGGCTGTGGAATGGGCCAAAGATCACATTCGTGTAAACGCCGTAGCTCCCTGGTACATCGAAACACCACTGGCAAGACAAGTTCTCAGCGACTTCGACTACCTGAAGTCGGTGCTCGACCGCACGCCCATGCGCCGCGTAGGCACTCCCGCCGAAGTGGCAAACGCAGTAGCTTTCCTGGCCATGCCCGAAGCATCCTACATCACCGGGCAATGCCTGGCAGTAGATGGCGGTTTTACCATTTATGGGTTTTAA
- a CDS encoding M48 family metallopeptidase — MKITMRKLTLAILFAMTTLFSGGLFTSCSKVPITGRQQINLVPESQMVSMANSSYSEFLHEHQLSNDAAKVAMVKKVGQNIAIAVERFMRENGLSDRVEGYKWEFNLVKEDDVPNAWAMPGGKVVVYTGILPYTKTETGLAVVLGHEIAHAVARHGNERMSQGLLIETGGTALNLALSQKPEQTQSLFMMAYGLGTQVGISLPYSRTHETEADKLGLIFMAMAGYDPHEAVEFWQRMSQAGGQKPPEFLSTHPADQTRVKNLQNYLPKALKYYKP, encoded by the coding sequence ATGAAAATCACCATGAGAAAGCTCACCTTAGCAATACTTTTTGCAATGACCACCCTGTTTTCGGGCGGTTTGTTTACCTCCTGCTCCAAAGTCCCCATTACCGGACGGCAGCAAATTAACCTGGTTCCCGAGTCGCAGATGGTGTCGATGGCCAATAGCAGTTACAGCGAATTTCTGCACGAACACCAGCTCAGCAACGATGCAGCTAAAGTGGCGATGGTGAAAAAGGTAGGCCAAAATATAGCTATAGCCGTAGAACGTTTTATGCGCGAAAATGGCCTGAGCGATCGCGTCGAAGGCTACAAGTGGGAGTTTAACCTGGTGAAAGAAGATGATGTTCCCAACGCCTGGGCGATGCCCGGCGGCAAGGTGGTGGTTTATACCGGAATTTTACCTTACACCAAAACCGAAACCGGACTGGCCGTGGTATTGGGGCACGAGATTGCGCACGCCGTTGCCCGTCATGGCAACGAACGTATGAGTCAGGGGTTGCTGATCGAAACCGGCGGCACCGCGTTAAATCTGGCGCTGAGCCAGAAACCAGAACAAACCCAAAGCCTTTTTATGATGGCCTACGGTCTTGGCACACAGGTGGGCATCAGCCTGCCCTACAGCCGTACACACGAAACCGAAGCCGACAAATTGGGTTTGATTTTTATGGCTATGGCAGGCTACGACCCTCACGAAGCCGTAGAGTTCTGGCAGCGCATGTCGCAAGCGGGCGGGCAAAAGCCACCCGAGTTTCTCAGCACCCACCCAGCCGATCAAACGCGCGTTAAAAATCTCCAAAATTACCTGCCCAAAGCTTTGAAATATTACAAGCCATAA